The Candidatus Desulfofervidus auxilii genome has a segment encoding these proteins:
- a CDS encoding cell division protein FtsL, whose amino-acid sequence MTIAVWARSNKKVKASVWSTKWVILNVLLILFFCFVYVWLSVQNIRLGYQIAEAMEVQKQLKEKNHVLKLEWTYLTSPTYLKTKAEKLGLKYPKEVIVLQR is encoded by the coding sequence ATGACAATTGCGGTTTGGGCACGCAGTAATAAGAAAGTAAAAGCATCTGTTTGGTCGACAAAATGGGTAATTTTAAATGTTTTACTTATCCTTTTTTTCTGTTTTGTGTATGTCTGGTTAAGTGTCCAAAATATTCGCTTGGGATATCAGATTGCTGAAGCTATGGAAGTGCAAAAACAATTAAAAGAAAAAAATCATGTTCTTAAACTAGAATGGACTTATCTTACATCACCAACTTATCTTAAGACTAAAGCAGAAAAACTTGGTCTTAAATATCCAAAGGAAGTTATTGTTTTACAAAGATGA